Below is a window of Malania oleifera isolate guangnan ecotype guangnan chromosome 1, ASM2987363v1, whole genome shotgun sequence DNA.
TATTGAAACAAGGTTCAttcgtgaggagcgaaatgcacaCGTTTATGccattaatgccgaagatgaagaaccaaggagctctatatttcgaggaaatgttcggtcgttcggtgcacgggtttacgatttcattgatatggatgacctacgCAAGGCACATTTTTActtcctcaataattgtgatgaaattgttccatatatcgagtatgcGGTTCAAAACTCCtcactttgcattgtatttatatatgcatatatacttagttgacattaacatgtactattgttgcatatagtgaacataaagctgaaattttggctcaaaatgaaaggaatgttgacgaaagacataagaaagaATTTGTTAATTGGTTTAGgtgtcgtgtaagtaacaactactgcctgagttcgctacaatgtacattttcaatattgacggtttaTTCATCTAAAGTCCTTtataattaatagatgaaagtcatgtattataataaagaactaACAACAAATAAAGATTTGTACACGTTGGCATATGGCCCCGATTAACGATTTAACCGctacagtggttgcattgtcaacgactTACGATTTCATACGaggtccctcgaactgcatagaagaacccaaaattgtggagttgtggtgctaggcacagaaggagatgaggaaattgactattttggtgtgttggatgacattatagagcttcactatggagctaacagacttTTCCATATCTTCAAATGTACCTTGTGGGACATTAGTAATAAAAGGAATGGGATAAATACGGATgtctactttactagtgtcaatttcagtaaaacatggtatcaaaacaacccttttgtgcttgcgacgcaggtagaacaagtgttataccttaaggacacaaaattaaagggtgaatggcatgtggcccaaaaaattcctcctcgaagtttgtatgatTTTACAGAAGTCGCAGATGGGGAGAATAATGTCAGcaatgatgctttccaagaaaaTCAGCCATCTGTTAGTGTAGCAATGTAATTTGCTATCAATGTTGCCGAGAAAGGAACCGATTttataccattaaatagggttggtgccacggcaGAACACGTAGGAACTACTGACATTAGATATGAACCCTCtgtacatgttgacttcatcaacagtgatgaaattgatggggaagatgaaactatagTTGAGTGCtgcagtgaagaggaagacactctagaaagtgaggatgatattgatattgaggacgtatagggggtaagcgtgttatgttgtcaccgtgtatttgacatgtgaaaataagtgaaaatatatttaccatgcatccatctaatatccaatcttcttatatttacttgtgaattattttgcagacatggcaccaggaggtcgtcaTCGCTTACTTCAGTCTAAGCTATTGACGACATCATCCCGTGAGGATGATGGGTCATCCTCGAGAGCGACTGAGCACATCGGTGCTGATGTGGCACCATCTGAGCCCTCGGGACCCCAGCCCAACATGGATCCATCAGTTGGGGATCTAGGCCAGGGTGAGTTACCGACCATAATGAGCAGTGTTAGTAAGGTtacgagtatttgatttagaataatattttTACTGTcatttcacgtgtatgattatcttattgttctttaactcttctttcagcatcgacctctATGACGCAGACGAGTTCAGGCCGTGGTGCAACGAAGAACGTTGCGCTAAAGAAGCACTTGGAGAGGACTGGGCGGCGGATCCGTATAGACATTCCTCTAGGCTTCATGGCCCCGCTTGATGATTGGTGCTTGGTCAtgggagcttggcattatatgtcgccaatatgctccagtcacctgcTTCACCTGGCCAAAGGTAACGGAGGCTCAACACTTGGTTCTATatgagcgcatcttggtaagtaaccctaaaacatttctttctCTTTTAATATATTACCCAAAAGATTTTCTAACattcaatatatatttcatatgcaggaagagtttgatatggacattttcaccgcAGACCATGTCAAAAAGGCGGTGAACACGCAGTTGTGCTCTCGGTTTAAGACCTATCACAGCAAAATGCGCAACCAttttagggagatgggagatGAGGCAGAAGagcacccatacgataagatctcTCTATAGGATTGGCgggtggtgtgtcaccatttttgcgaccctaactatcaggtgatgtgtttctattaattacaataactactttTCCATATTGaataataaaaagtcattacatctattttgtaggctatctATGAAAAAAATGCTATGGATTGCAGCAAACTagatacgacgcattgcggtggctcgaaattattcatcaatcatcgaaaggtaattgctatgaaactatctgaccattacctgagaagtgttatttatattgacaccgttgaattaatattaaagaacttttatatgataatgtagtgtgatcccaTCACTGGTGACCTAGAGTCAAGgccggatctttatcagagaacacatcagaggccatcaggggagtggtgccagggtgcgcagacgaaacatgtaagtcaagcaGATTACTTAGTTCATTATCTTATTCAAAACgtcagttgtattcttatttcttcattttcatcattttcatgactTAAAATAGGCAAAGATGCTTGAGTTGAGGGATGCACCCATTGCAGAGGGCAGTCAGCCGATGACGGATGATGAGATCTGCACTGAGGTGCTTAGGCAGCGAACGAGTGgctggttgaatggtcttgggagtgAATACGTcaccccaacatcatcatcttctttcaaTGCGGCGTCTCATGCTGAGATTGACCGAGAGCGTCGAGCCGCCGAGGCTTGAGTGGAGGAGATGGTTATTCGGATGCAAATGGTGGAAGcagagaaccagcaattgaaagaaaagatgtcAAACTGGGAAGCGGAGATGAAAGCCATGAAGAATTGGAAAGTGCAGATCGAACAAATGATGCTCCAATCCcgtccagatgatgcgggtgactcctctcattagaaggtatgtaaaaggtagtttACAATCCCTCTTTTATGGTCGTCTAAAACTCTTTGGATACTCAACTAATTTACCGGAATAATAAATCTTTCATCTTCCTTTCTCTACTTAAATATCAAGATATTATCTCAAATAATAAGTTAAAACTCTCAAAATTTGAACCATGATAATTTAATCAAGAGAGACCGAAATAAACGAATTCTTTTAACATATAATAATTGCTAGGAATTAGTATTGGACCCAATCTTCATCATCACTAAAGCCAAGAGCCCCCATTCAAAGCCACTTCAGTATCAATTTATTCAACAATACATGAATTTAGTTTGCTTAGATGCAGATTAACTCATGAGCCTTgccttcattcttcttcttcatatTAGGTAACTTCTTAGCTAGGTTGAATTTTAAGCTTATTCTCCTTGGTAAGCTAGGACATACTTCCAAAGGCTGACTTTTGTGCATTCTAATTGAtatttgtttgttttatttttttccctatcATTTATGCACATTCCTTATAAAAGTGTTTGCTAAAATTCCTACATGAATTATGAGGTCTTTGCAATATTTATTCTATTTGTTAAAGTGCTTATGCGTTGTGAAATATTCAAATAGTTATCAAAGCAAGTGGAGGTTCACCGGTTAGATTTCTACAAATAATGGAAAAGAAAAGAGCAGGTGTTTAGGATTGAATTGCCAGGCCAAGACTTTTATTGTGGGAATAGACTGCTGGAAATTCTATATCTTTTAATAGGTGTCATCACTACTATTATGATATTTGTTTACTCCCATATAAAAGAGCAGGTGTTTAGGATAATATTAAAACAATGTTATGTTTGTTTGAGAACTTTCAAAGAATATTTTGTTTTTGGCAAACTTCCAATACATAAAACAACCAAAAATTCTGAAATTCAAAGTTTTgagccagagagagagagatgctacCTGAATGTCTGGCTAATAAAGTGTATatgtaatgatattttaggagctttaatcttagatttacatttgcataaataTAGATTGACCTTAATATAATATTGTATTACATTTTAGGTCGATTTATTTGTCAATATGGACACATTAACATTAAGTTTAGTTCCTACAGAAAGGCTTTCCAATTACACTAAAATTGTTAAATACTCAAATTGGTCTCGATCTAGAGGGCAGAAGCATAGTTCTCATTAATGGGTCTTTTAGAATGAAATAGAATATTATTTTCCCCTATTAGCTGATTGAAGCATGTTTTACAGCTTGGAGGATAATTTCACGCGAAACCTCAAGCCAATTTCTATAGAACATCCATGATTGATATTACTAGAGAGATCCGGCGATGTGTCTCCATGACCCATTATGGGTATGCATGCTGCCAGTTTGACCTCCTGTATAGATGCAAATATAAGTTCGTTAATAATTAATTCATAAATGTGCACATGCAAGTTCAAGGTGGGTGAATTTCATTATCTAGGGCAAAACCGTAACTTCATTCATTTAGTCTCTCTCCTTAAGTAACTTACGAGTTGTTTGGTATCactataaaaatttataaaaaacgTAAATCAGAAATGAGAACcaaaaactagaaataaaaaaatgaaaaccaaaaaccaacaacCTATTTGGTTGATATTTGTAAAGCcaaaacaaatttaaaacttactttaaaaatgcttattttcataagatagtgtttgggagcatgaatttgggatcttggatttgaatttgaataaatttgagcaaatttcaatataattttgtactatatcttATCCGAATTTAATGCATGTCCAAATTCAATACCTCTCCAAACATAAGACATGAATTATTGGAGATGAGATGTATGAGATGAGACCCAAAAAACATAGGAAGCGGAATAGTTGAAGGCTTAGGGCTTATGGCTTATTGCTTATGGTAGGGCTTTGAATTTGGACACATTGTTGAAAGATGCCGAAATCCGCTGTGTGTTTTGGAGCTCCAAGAACGGAGAATGGGAGGCAAGCTTAGTGCTGAAATCATGGGGATTGCCTACCCAACTTATATCAAATTACTGCATGGGGGGCATGGAAAGGAGCAAATGGGTTAGTCCCAAAATGTAAATTGAGTTGAATCAAACATTGGAAGGATTGTCTATTGTGCACTGGGTttgtaagaaaaaaaattaagattgtACCTTGAATAACTCAAATAAATATGTatgtagttttttattttaaaaataagtaatgaataaaatattatatggTCTTTTAATTAATAGCATCCACTATTGTTCATAGTTGGACTGTAAAATGGCAATATGAGCTTATTAAGCTTAGACTTGTTAAACAATCTCTTTATAACAAATAAGTTCACTAACACAAATAATTTCATAACATGAAGCAATTGCATGACATATTCTTTTCTATAATTGTTCAAGTGAGAATGGAGggggaagaaagaaagaaagaaagaaggaaaatgaGCTATCTACCATAAGCAAAATACCATTTCTCTCATAGCCACTACCATATAGCAAGTAGAGGCAAGAGCTGCTGCTCTTTATCTTTTTGGGGCCAGGCATAGTCCAATCCAGTAAATaagaataacaaaaataaaaataatctcatGAATGAAGCTCTGTGTTTTTAGATGAACAACTATACAAAACTAAAATTACAAggccaaaatttcaaaaaaaaaaatgtgttctTATTTTTCTCTTTGCTCTGTTCTCACCAGGAGGGAGAATGTTTTGTTTTTGAGAAGAAAGGATCCCATTCATGTGCTCCAACATTCCCACACAACTCGTACTTCCAACTCTCTCCCTCTGCATACTCACCACTGGAATCCCTTCCCTCCTTCATCTCCTTCCTTAACCTCTCGACTCTCCCCAGAACCCCTTTCATGGTTAAATCAAATGCATCCTCCAGACTCTGTAGTGTAGACCTAGGATTTGCATACACCATCATGGGAATGATCCGAATCACCTCCTTCCTCATGGCTTGCACCTCCTCCCTCCGAATCCGCTGCAGCACCTTCTCGATCCACACCTTCCCCGCCCTCACATCATTTTTTGATATGAACAGAAAGTACTTCATGTAATTCTACGGTAGATGCCACAAATACTGCATGTAAGCCGAACTCACATCATGATATCAAGGTGAATGAATCACAatacaagaaagaaaagagagaataaGAAATGAGTGTATTTGTGAGAAATAACTAGTAAGGACTAAAAGAAGGAACAACCTCAAATCAAGTTAAAGGGAGGAAAAAGGTCTACAATAAAGGCTCTGGAGTAGTATTTGTTGTCTACATACTTTTTTTATATGATGAGTACTGACATTTTGCCATACGCAAAAAGGTCCACTATCCAACTATATGTAAAATCTTTAATCATGATTTTCTAGGCTTGTCAAACTTATGCTTCAAGTAGTTATGCGCTTTTTCATTTTGTGCGTGTATGCATGTATGGGCCTTGCCTACGTGAGTCGGGGGGGGGGGTGAAGCAATGGGAAATATGAGCCTTAAGCATGTCTTAAGGATCGGGACTGATATCTTTGAGCTTTAGCCATAGAGGCTTATATTCCTTGATGCTCTTGAGCTAGATTTGGGTTATCATGATAAGGCATATGCCTCATGCATTAACCATGAATAGGATCGTGAAAAGCCTTCACTCTCTTGCCATGCACCATTATCAACTATTCCTATCAAATTTTGTTATGATTTATAGAAGTTGATTAATTGAGGCTATATCTAATATCAATAATAATGCTGTTGTTTTTCAATTGGAATTGGGCATGCCAATCTGTACTACAAATTTTTTTGGGGCTTGTCTAATAATGCTTGTTGATATTTAATATGCAATGTAATTGATGACTGCATTGTGCtcgttttgaaaaaaaaaaaaaaaaaatacaaaaagaatacAGTTCAAATTACTATGTATCTATATTTGCTCTATTCAATCCATTCTTTTTCTTAATTATGATTCTTTAGTAACATTTATTTTCCTGTTTGATaggtctttttttattttattttttgagcaATGGGGAAAGTGGTCACATACTTAGGTTATCTTCCATGAAGTCATGGGTTATCATGCCCCTTTCTTACTGCTTCAAGCCATGTAGTcatttttttttgacttttcgAATGATGattcttgatatttaaatatgcAGTGTTGTTGATGACTGCATTGTGCTTgttttggaaataaaaaaaaataatgaatagaGTTTGACATATTTTGTATCTACATTTGTTCTCTTCAACCCTTCTTTTTTAGAATTGTGGTTCTTTTGTAACATTTACATGCATGTTTGATGGGGCTTTTTGTCATTATTTGTGGAATTCGTGCTGGCTAAAGTATTATTTCCTCATGAAAAGTTAAATGTCTATTCCTGCCTACTCTGCCTAGTACCTTGGTGAATTGGGTTGATTAAAGTTTCTTGTGAAGAATCCATATCTtgatgatttatattgatatgaGAAGGCTATGTTATGCTTGAGACTCCCTATGATGCTAGTGAATTTTAAAGGAGGAAAGAGATTTTGATGCATCCTTCTTTTCCTGATTGTGTGATGGTGTGGTTGAAGACATCATTCTCTGAATGAGTTTGTTTGATTATCCTGATCCTCATCCTTTTTGAGATGGCTTCCTAGGTGGGTGAAATTAACTTGAGAATATCAACAAACTTCAGTTAATAGTGTTGAGTTATTCTTTTGCAAGGTGCTAACATTCTAGTGAACTACAAATTGGTATAAACAGTCCAAAACATGCTACATTTTCATTCCAAGAGATTAAATCTAGTGCtccaaagttttaattcaatattttttctaTATGACATCTATTTTAATCATAAAAGTATAACATTATTGCATTATAATTTTCCTTTCAATCATTATTAACATACTTATTAAAGAAAATCTTTTTTCAATTTCTAAATGCCTAACTATTCTCTCTTAAGTAtataaatgccataacacttttTTCACCTATCTACGCGCACACTTAGCTTACCTCATTTTTGAGTATCTACTGCACCATGATCCCATTCCCATTCCATAAACCAACACCTTATGTATCATTCTACATTGTGGTTAACATAACAACCTGTTGAGTTGTGGGAATTTTCACTTGTCACTTGTGTTTTCCCTTATCGCTTCTTTGGGCCTCACAAATGTTAATCATAATTTTTGCAGAACTGAGCCTTGCTTGGTTTATATTTGGTCTCGCCTTTCTTGTATTTTGAACATGGGTCTGGCTTGGCTGCAATTTCAGTCCTTGTCAAACTCTTAGGACAAAAAAATTTTCTGGTTTTTAGAACTTAAATACATTGAAGGGTCTTCTTTGTAGTTGTATAATCCACTGGGTGTTGTCGAGCACTGCAATAAGCTTGCCAGATTCAAATAATCCAAAATATAGTGCTGCTCGTTGAATTGATGAAAAGCATTACAACATTTATCTCTTAATTTTAAGGTCCATGAATACTGATCAACACAACAATAAatcaatattattttaattttagtaattaCATATGGGGGGAGTAATTGTAGAGTTATGAGCCTACATGATAGAAGGTCGAACAAGTTTTAAAATAGTTCGTTGATTTACTTTTTGTCACATAATTCATATGCCATGAATATATGACTATTACTATCCTTTTATTTTCTTACATGGATGACTTACAAGCCATTAAtctaattattttcaatttttgtatAGAATGGCTGCATAAATAATTGGTGAAACTATCAAAC
It encodes the following:
- the LOC131157381 gene encoding probable xyloglucan galactosyltransferase GT11, with amino-acid sequence MKYFLFISKNDVRAGKVWIEKVLQRIRREEVQAMRKEVIRIIPMMVYANPRSTLQSLEDAFDLTMKGVLGRVERLRKEMKEGRDSSGEYAEGESWKYELCGNVGAHEWDPFFSKTKHSPSW